The following coding sequences lie in one Saccharopolyspora hordei genomic window:
- a CDS encoding allantoate amidohydrolase: protein MVAPGALLAAIDGVGADRRRGGYSRHVFDDAERQLREWFVEQAEARDLRVTTDRNANVWAWWGEPGDDAVVTGSHLDSVPGGGAFDGPLGVVSALSAVDVLRERGFRPRRPLAVVVFAEEEGGRFGVPCLGSRLLAGTIDADRARALRDPDGVTFAEAMRSFGADPSRAGRDEEALRRIGQFVELHVEQGRGLVDLDRPVAVASSILAHGRWRFRFRGQGNHAGATLLADRRDPMLPAAQLVVAARRAAGSVADGRATVGRLVPTPGGTNVIASTVDVWLDARSPQDAGTRAMVEELTAAARECAGAEGCQVEVTEESYGDAVRFDPALRDRLSGLLGDAPVLATGAGHDAGVLAAAVPTAMLFVRNPTGISHAPEEHAEDDDCTAGAHALARVLDHLAG, encoded by the coding sequence GTGGTCGCACCGGGAGCGTTGTTGGCGGCGATCGACGGCGTGGGCGCGGACCGGCGGCGGGGCGGGTACTCGCGGCACGTCTTCGACGACGCCGAGCGGCAGCTGCGCGAGTGGTTCGTCGAGCAGGCCGAGGCGCGCGACCTGCGCGTCACCACCGACCGCAACGCCAACGTCTGGGCGTGGTGGGGCGAGCCGGGCGACGACGCGGTGGTCACCGGCAGCCACCTGGACTCGGTGCCCGGCGGCGGCGCCTTCGACGGGCCGCTGGGCGTGGTCAGCGCGCTGAGCGCGGTGGACGTGTTGCGGGAGAGGGGCTTCCGCCCGCGGCGACCGCTGGCGGTGGTGGTGTTCGCCGAGGAGGAGGGCGGCCGGTTCGGGGTGCCGTGCCTGGGTTCCCGGCTGCTGGCCGGCACCATCGACGCCGACCGCGCCCGCGCGCTGCGCGACCCGGACGGGGTGACCTTCGCCGAGGCGATGCGCTCGTTCGGCGCGGACCCGTCCCGGGCGGGGCGCGACGAGGAGGCGCTGCGGCGCATCGGGCAGTTCGTCGAGCTGCACGTGGAGCAGGGGCGCGGACTGGTCGACCTGGACCGGCCGGTCGCGGTCGCCTCCTCGATCCTGGCGCACGGCCGGTGGCGGTTCCGGTTCCGGGGCCAGGGCAACCACGCCGGCGCGACGCTGCTGGCCGACCGGCGGGACCCGATGCTGCCCGCCGCGCAGCTGGTGGTCGCCGCGCGCCGGGCCGCCGGCTCGGTCGCCGACGGCCGGGCGACCGTGGGCAGGCTGGTGCCCACGCCCGGCGGCACCAACGTCATCGCCTCCACCGTGGACGTCTGGCTGGACGCGCGGTCGCCGCAGGACGCCGGGACGCGGGCGATGGTCGAGGAACTGACCGCAGCGGCCCGGGAGTGCGCCGGGGCCGAGGGCTGCCAGGTGGAGGTCACCGAGGAGTCCTACGGGGACGCGGTGCGCTTCGACCCGGCGCTGCGCGACCGGCTCTCCGGGCTGCTCGGTGACGCCCCGGTGCTGGCCACCGGGGCCGGTCACGACGCGGGCGTCCTCGCCGCCGCGGTGCCCACGGCGATGCTGTTCGTGCGCAACCCGACCGGCATCAGCCACGCCCCGGAGGAGCACGCCGAGGACGACGACTGCACCGCAGGCGCGCACGCGCTCGCGCGCGTCCTGGACCACCTGGCGGGGTGA
- a CDS encoding formimidoylglutamate deiminase, protein MTTFWCEWAWLPQGPRPGVRFDVERGRITAVSVDAPAGGAERLPGMVLPGLANAHSHAFHRALRGWDTGARGTFWTWREQMYQVAEALDPDSYHRLARGVYAEMALAGITCVGEFHYLHHAAGGARYADPNAMGEALVQAARDAGIRLTLLDTCYLAGGFGREAAGVQQRFSDGDAARWAERVEEFTVDSERVRLGAAVHSVRAVPSEAITEVAGWAREAPLHVHLSEQRAENEACLAAHGCTPTQLLESCGALGPNTTAVHATHLAAEDVALLGRSRTGVCLCPTTEADLADGIGPAPQLRVAGSGLSLGSDGHSVIDLLAEAQAVESYQRLATETRGHHDAAALLDMAAGAGHRSLGWTDAGRLEVGARADFVAVDLGSTRLAGTEPGAVPAVARADDVREVVVDGERVVQDGRHRAVDAARELREAIADLRTP, encoded by the coding sequence ATGACGACGTTCTGGTGCGAGTGGGCCTGGCTGCCGCAGGGGCCGCGGCCGGGCGTGCGGTTCGACGTCGAGCGGGGCCGGATCACCGCGGTGTCCGTCGACGCCCCGGCCGGCGGGGCCGAGCGGCTGCCGGGGATGGTGCTGCCGGGCCTGGCCAACGCCCACTCCCACGCCTTCCACCGGGCGCTGCGCGGCTGGGACACCGGGGCGCGCGGCACCTTCTGGACCTGGCGCGAGCAGATGTACCAGGTGGCGGAGGCGCTGGACCCGGACAGCTACCACCGGCTGGCGCGCGGCGTGTACGCGGAGATGGCGCTGGCCGGGATCACCTGCGTCGGCGAGTTCCACTACCTGCACCACGCCGCGGGCGGGGCCCGCTACGCCGACCCGAACGCGATGGGCGAGGCACTGGTGCAGGCCGCGCGGGACGCGGGGATCCGGTTGACGCTGCTGGACACCTGCTACCTGGCGGGCGGCTTCGGCCGCGAGGCGGCGGGCGTGCAGCAGCGGTTCTCCGACGGTGACGCGGCGCGCTGGGCGGAGCGGGTCGAGGAGTTCACAGTGGACAGTGAGCGGGTGCGCCTCGGTGCCGCGGTGCACTCGGTCCGGGCGGTGCCGAGCGAGGCGATCACGGAGGTCGCCGGCTGGGCGCGGGAGGCGCCGCTGCACGTCCACCTGTCCGAGCAGCGCGCGGAGAACGAGGCCTGTCTCGCCGCGCACGGCTGCACCCCGACGCAGCTGCTGGAGTCCTGCGGCGCGCTCGGCCCGAACACCACCGCCGTCCACGCCACCCACCTGGCCGCCGAGGACGTCGCGCTGCTCGGCCGCAGCCGCACCGGGGTGTGCCTGTGCCCGACGACCGAGGCGGACCTGGCCGACGGCATCGGGCCCGCGCCGCAGCTGCGGGTCGCCGGGAGCGGGCTGTCCCTCGGCAGCGACGGGCACTCGGTGATCGACCTGCTCGCCGAAGCCCAGGCGGTCGAGTCCTACCAGCGGCTGGCCACCGAGACCCGCGGCCACCACGACGCGGCCGCGCTGCTCGACATGGCCGCGGGAGCGGGACACCGGTCCCTCGGCTGGACCGACGCGGGCCGGCTGGAGGTCGGGGCCCGCGCCGACTTCGTCGCGGTCGACCTCGGCTCCACCCGCCTGGCCGGCACCGAACCCGGGGCCGTCCCGGCCGTGGCGCGCGCCGACGACGTGCGCGAGGTGGTCGTCGACGGCGAGCGCGTCGTGCAGGACGGGCGGCACCGCGCGGTCGACGCCGCCCGCGAGCTCCGCGAGGCCATCGCTGACCTGCGCACACCCTGA
- the hutI gene encoding imidazolonepropionase, with amino-acid sequence MAATALTGIGELTTNDDELGTLADAALVLDGDRVAWVGPAADAPPADDRVDVGGRAVLPGWVDSHSHLVFAGDRTAEFAARMAGQPYQAGGIAVTVRATRAASDEELAANLRAHLDEAAAQGTTCVETKTGYGLTVADELRSAKVAAAADEVTFLGAHLVPPGEDPDSYLDLVCGEMLDAVAPHVGWCDVFCERGAFDVDQSRRVLEAAGARGLGLRVHGNQLERGPGVQLAVELGAASVDHCTFLDQSDVDALAGSETVATLLPACDLSTRQPLPDARALLDAGATVALASNCNPGSSYTSSMAFCVTTAVLQMRMSVDEAVRAATLGGAKALRRDSGDGAVGVLRPGARADVHVLDAPSTTWLAYRPGVPLTHAVWRAGQRIR; translated from the coding sequence ATGGCAGCCACTGCTCTCACCGGGATCGGCGAGCTCACCACGAACGACGACGAGCTGGGCACGCTCGCCGACGCCGCGCTGGTGCTGGACGGCGACCGGGTCGCCTGGGTCGGGCCCGCGGCGGACGCCCCGCCCGCCGACGACCGGGTCGACGTCGGCGGGCGCGCCGTCCTGCCCGGCTGGGTCGACAGCCACAGCCACCTCGTGTTCGCCGGGGACCGCACCGCCGAGTTCGCCGCCCGCATGGCCGGCCAGCCCTACCAGGCGGGCGGCATCGCGGTCACCGTGCGCGCCACCCGCGCCGCGAGCGACGAGGAGCTGGCCGCGAACCTGCGCGCGCACCTCGACGAGGCCGCCGCCCAGGGCACCACGTGCGTGGAGACCAAGACCGGCTACGGCCTGACGGTGGCCGACGAGCTGCGCTCGGCGAAGGTGGCCGCGGCGGCCGACGAGGTCACCTTCCTCGGCGCGCACCTGGTGCCGCCGGGCGAGGACCCGGACAGCTACCTGGACCTGGTGTGCGGGGAGATGCTCGACGCGGTGGCGCCGCACGTGGGCTGGTGCGACGTCTTCTGCGAGCGCGGCGCGTTCGACGTCGACCAGTCCCGCCGGGTGCTGGAGGCGGCGGGGGCGCGCGGCCTCGGCCTGCGGGTGCACGGCAACCAGCTCGAGCGGGGACCGGGCGTGCAGCTGGCGGTGGAGCTCGGCGCGGCCAGCGTGGACCACTGCACCTTCCTGGACCAGTCCGATGTGGACGCCTTGGCGGGATCGGAGACGGTGGCGACGCTGCTGCCCGCGTGCGACCTGTCCACCCGGCAACCGCTCCCGGACGCCCGCGCGCTGCTCGACGCGGGCGCCACGGTCGCCCTGGCCAGCAACTGCAACCCCGGTTCCTCCTACACCTCGTCGATGGCGTTCTGCGTGACCACCGCGGTGCTGCAGATGCGGATGAGCGTCGACGAAGCGGTCCGCGCGGCCACCCTCGGCGGCGCCAAGGCGCTGCGCCGCGACTCCGGTGACGGCGCGGTCGGCGTGCTGCGCCCGGGCGCCCGCGCCGACGTGCACGTGCTGGACGCCCCGAGCACCACCTGGCTCGCCTACCGCCCGGGCGTGCCCCTGACCCACGCCGTCTGGCGCGCAGGCCAGCGGATCCGCTGA